The sequence below is a genomic window from Aureispira sp. CCB-E.
CATTAGGATTTACACCATCATTTGCATGGAAAAAAGCTCCTAAAGCAATTAAAGATACTGCTAAAAAATTAGTTGCAAATGCTCGCAAAGCATTGGTCGTTTGCGGTATCAACGATGTTAACATCCAAATGACCGTTAATGCAATCAACGAAATGTTGGGTGCTGTTAATGCTACCATGACTTTGACAAAAGATATGCACTCTAAACAACGTTTGGGGCGCGATGCTGCTGTTCAAGCTTTGGTAAACGATATGAAAAGTGGTGCTGTTAATGCAATCATCGTTTGCGATGGTGCTAACCCAGCTTATGATATTCCTGGCATGGCTGCTGATTTTGCTACGGCACTTCCAAAAGTAGGAATGTCTGTATCTCTAGGTTTAACCTTGAATGAAACAGCTGCTTTATGTAAATACGTAGCACCAGACCACCATACCTTGGAGGCTTGGGGTGATGCTGAACCTAAAAAAGGTGAAATATATGTTGTTCAACCAACTATTGCGCCTTTGTTTAGCACCCGTCAAGCAGGAGAGTCTTTGTTAGCTTGGGCTGGAATATCAACTACGTATCATGATTTCATGAAAGAGACTTGGAAGAACAAAATGTTCCCTGCTCAAAGTGATTACATGACGTTCCAATCTTTCTGGAATAATACATTACACAATGGATGGTTTAAAACAAGCTCTCCAATTGTTGAAAATATAATCGAAACGCCTGTCGTAGATGCGAACACTCCAGAGCTTCCTACAGATGTAGAGCCTACTCCAGAACCTAGTAACTTGGGTATAGTTGGAGCAGTTGCGGCTTTATCTCAAAAGAAATCAGATGGACTAGAAGTAACATTCTACGAAAGTGTACAATTAGGAGCTGGACAGCATGCCAACAATCCTTGGTTGCAAGAAATGCCAGATCCTATTATGCGTACTACTTGGGATAACTTCATTCAAATTCCATTAAAATGGGATGGTGGTTCTGGATACACTTCTTTGAATAACTTGAAAGATGGTGATATTGCTACAATTACCATAGATGGAAAACCTTATCAATTGCCTGTATTCCGTACATTTGGTCAAATGGACAACACGGTTTCTATTGCCTTAGGATATGGACGTACTAGAGCAGGTAAGGCGGGTAATGGAGTAGGAACAGACTTGTTCCCTGCTATCAAAGGCTTTAGTTATGCTGGTGCTGGTTCTGTATCAGAATATGAAGGGCACGATGGTTTGTTTGCCTGTGTGCAAATGCACCATACTTATGGTTTGACAACAACAGATGAAGCAACAGGAAAAACTAAAATGCATACTTATGCTACTGGCGAAGAGAAGCCATTCAATGTAGATGAGCATAATGAAGGTTTCCAAGGTGCTTTGATTGATCGTTCTGTTTTCTTCCACTCTACGGCTAAAGAAGTAGCTAAGGATGTAAAAGAATTAGCAGAAAAACGCAAAGGTTATCAATATCTAAATAGCAAAGGTTTATATCCTGACCGCAAGGAGTTCTACGGAATGGGACACCACTGGGGAATGGCTGTAGATTTAAACTCTTGTACTGGATGTGGAGCTTGTACGGTAGCTTGTATGGCTGAAAACAACGTTCCTGTAGTTGGTAAATTTGAGGTGAATAACATTCATGAGATGACTTGGTTGAGAATTGACCGTTATTTCTATGGAAATGAAGAAACACCAAATGCTGTTTATATGCCAATGATGTGTCAGCACTGTGATAATGCTCCTTGTGAGAATGTTTGTCCAGTTGCAGCAACCAACCATAGTTCAGAAGGTTTAAACCAGATGACTTATAACCGTTGTGTAGGTACACGTTACTGTGCGAACAACTGTCCATTTAAAGTACGTCGTTTCAACTGGTTGGATTATACATCAGCGGATATTTTCCCTTCTAACGAGGTAGACATGAACAGAGGAATTGACGATGCAGAAAGTTATAACTACATGAACGATAACTTGACTCGTATGGTCTTAAACCCAGACGTAACGGTTCGTACTCGTGGAGTAATTGAAAAATGTAGCTTCTGTATTCAACGTATTCAAGAAGGTAAATTGGCTGCGAAGGTAGAAGGTCGTAAACTAAAAGATTCTGATGTAACTCCAGCTTGTGCACAAGCTTGTTCTACTGGAGCTATTGTCTTTGGTGATGACAACAATCCAAACAGTGAAGTTTATAAATTGCAAAGAACACAACGTGCGTACATTCCATTGGAAGAAACCAACGTTCGTTCTTCTGTGAACTACTTAATGAAAGTAGTAAACAAAGATGAAAACTTTGCTTAGTAAGAGAAATTAATAGAATAGAAAGTAGATAAATACAATTTAGATAAAAACATAAATTTTATGAGCGCAGTTGTATCAAATGTTCGCCCACCATTAGTAACGGGCAGCAAGACGTATCATCAAATAACAGAGGATATCTGTTCTCCTACGGAGCAATTACCAGGAATGGGATGGGTGCTTTGTTTGCTAGGTAGCTTAGGGCTTTTGGCCTTTGGTGGTATTGCCGTTTTCTTTACCTTATGGTTTGGTATCGGTACTTGGAATTTGAACCGTACGATTGGTTGGGGATGGGATATCACTAACTTTGTATGGTGGGTAGGTATTGGTCACGCAGGAACCTTGATTTCTGCCATCTTATTATTATTCCGTCAAAAATGGCGTACTGGTGTAAACCGTGCTGCTGAGGCGATGACAATTTTTGCTGTAATTTGTGCAGCATTCTTCCCTGGAATTCACATGGGACGTATGTGGATGGCATTCTTTGTATTTCCTTATCCAAATACACGTGGACCTTTATGGGTAAACTTTAACTCTCCTCTTTTGTGGGACGTATTTGCGATTAGTACTTATTTTACAGTGTCTTTATTGTTCTGGTATACTGGTTTGGTACCTGATTTTGCCACCATCCGTGACCGTGCAAAAGGATTTAGAAAGAAAATTTACAATTTCTTGTCAATGGGATGGACTGGTTCAGCTAAGCACTGGCAACGTTGGGAGTCTTTATCTTTAGTATTGGCAGGTTTGGCAACTCCTTTGGTACTTTCTGTACATACGATTGTATCATTTGACTTTGCTACTTCTGTAATCCCTGGTTGGCATACAACTATTTTCCCTCCTTACTTCGTAGCAGGGGCAATCTTCTCAGGATTTGCAATGGTATGTACCTTGATGATTATCACAAGATCTATCCTTAAATTAGAAGACTATATTACAATCGAGCACATCGAGTCGATGAACAAAGTAATCGTACTGACAGGATCAATAGTAGGGGTTGCTTATTTGACAGAGTTGTTTGTTGCTTGGTATTCAGGATATATTTATGAGCAATACGCATTCTACAATCGTGCTGTGGGACCTTATTGGTGGGCTTATGCAGCGATGATGGGATGTAACGTAATCTCTCCACAATTCTTCTGGTTCCGCTCAATCAGACGTTCTTTAGTGTGGACATTTGTTTTATCTATTGTTGTAAATATTGGTATGTGGTTCGAGCGTTTTGTAATTATCGCAACAACACTAGCAAGAGATTTCATTCCATCTAGTTGGAGTTACTACACTCCATCTTGGGTAGAAATTGGTATTTATCTATTTACTTTTGGATTGTTTGGTACACTTTACCTAATCTTTATGCGTGTCGCTCCTGTAGTAGCTGTAGCAGAGATTAAGTCTATCTTAAAATCTTCTGGTGATCAATATGTGGGTCCTGCTGTAGCAGAAAAAACTGGTGAAATCAATGCTGGTTTGCACCACCATGATCACGATGAGCACATGACACACGGTCATGTTCAAACTCCTCAAAATTTGACTGGAACAGCTCCTGATACAAAAACGTCTACAGTTTTAGAGTCTGACGTAGATGTATTGATAGGAGATAATCCTGAAGATAAAACCATCGAAGACTTCAAAGAAGATTTGAATTTTGAAGATGGAGAAGATTCTGAAAAAGACGATAAATAAACAATTAAGCAATCTCTTAGGCAAACGCCTAGTATAAATATAGATTAAGCATGAAAAGAGTATTAAATAAAAAAGTGCTATACGGCTTGTACAATGATGAGGAAATCCTTATGTCAGCAATCAAGCAAATCAAAAAAGAAGATGCTGAAATTATGGATGTGTACACTCCTTTTCCAGTACACGGTTTGGACCCTGTATTGGGCTTGAGCGAGTCTCGCTTGCATATTGCAGGATTTTTGTATGGAATGACGGGTACAACTTTAGCCTTTGGTTTCATGTCTTGGGTATTTACCCGTGATTGGCCGATTATTTTTGGTGGAAAGCCTTATTTTTCTGTTCCTGCATTTATTCCAATTACGTTTGAGTTTACGGTATTGATGGCAGCAGTGGGAATGGTTATTACCTTCTACCTTGTATGTGGATTAGGATTTGGAGTTGAGAATCCATATTTAGATCCAAGAATTACGGACGACAAGTTTTGCATCGCTTTTGATGTATCACACAGTTCAAAAGAAGAGGTAGAGGCACTTTCTGTATTATTGGAAAGAACTAGTGCAGAAGAAGTTCACACTAAAGATATCTAATATTAAAAACTAAAGAATAATTCGAAATAGAAATGAAAAATCTAACAAGCATATATTCATTGGCTACCGTTGGTCTGGCTAGTCTTTTGTTATGGAGCTGTGGTCGTGCTGGTGGTGATGATACTGGTAGTGAATACATGCCAGATATGTCACATTCCATTGCATACGAAGCAAACTACAGTAGTTATTATTATAATAATACTTGGGATGGAGAAGAAGCTTATAGAGCTTATGCTGGTCCTCGTAAACCTGTGAAAGGAACCGTAGCTCGTGGTTACTTGCCTTCTAAATACCAAAACTTAGAAGATTATAGAACTTCTGCTGACGAAACTCACGTGGCTCTTCAAGAAAAAGTAAGAGATATGATGATGGCAGATGCTAGCATCCAAAATGAAATTAAACCAACTTCTAAAGCAGAATTAGAAAGAGTTTTGACAGACGGTGCTACATTGTACTCTATTAACTGTGAAGTATGTCATGGTGAAGAAGCTGATGGAAATGGTGTGTTGTATAATGAGGGAGAAGGAAAATATAGTGCTAAACCTGCTAACTTAGTTAATGAGGAATTTAGTACTGCTACAGATGGTCGCTTCTTAAACGCTATTTTGCATGGAAAAGGTATGATGCAATCTCATGCTGATAAAATGTCTCCAATGGAACGTTGGAAAGTAATTCACTATATTCGTTCTATGCAGGCAGCTAAAGCTGGAAAAGAATACAATCCAACAGGTAATGTTAATGTATCTCCAAAACCTTCTTTAGAGGAGTCTTTTAATGCTATGATTAGCGAATTGAAAGCCAATCATGATGTACAAGATTTGAAAATTAACTTGGACAATGTATTATACAATTCAGGGAATGCTGAATTACAATCTGCTTCTTCAAAGACACTAAATACTTTGGTAGCTTTATTGGAAGCTAACCCTACTGTGAAAATCGAAATTAGTGGTCACACAGATAATTCAGGAGATTCTACTGAAAACCTTGAGTTGTCAACGGCAAGAGCACAAGCTGTATACCAGTATTTGCTTGATCATAACATTGTTGCAGAGCGTTTGTCTTACAAAGGATATGGAGACACTCAACCTGTAGCATCGAATGATACAGAAGAAGGAAAAAAACAAAATAGAAGAACAGAGCTAAAGATTGTTCAATAACAATTTATTTAGTTTTCAATAAAGCGTAATCTAAGATTAAAACAAGTATAACTTTTATATACAATGAGCAATCATAACAACGAAACTTTTGTCTTTGACGGAAAAACCAAGCTGTTTACCATCGTACTGATGGTTATTGGTGCCGTCTGTTTAGGCTGGTCCTACATCAGTGGTCCTGAGGATATGCATCACATGCGTTTTTGGACTAATTACTTGCACAATTCCGTGTTTTTCACAGGAATTGCATTTACAGCAGTTCTATTCTTAGCAGCACATGCTTTGGCATGGGGTGGATGGGTTGCAATGTTTAAACGTATCCCTGAAGCGATTATGAGCTTCTTGTGGGTAGGAGCTATCTTATTTTTAATCTTAGGAATAGCGATATACATGCACGCAAATGGTACAGAATTATTGTACTTGTGGAACAACCAAGATTATCTAAATGTAGAAAGTGCAAACTTTGATCCATTGGCTTTTCACAAGTCTGCTTTTGTTAACCCTATCGCTTACTTATTGACTGTAGTGGTTGTGTTAGCATGGACTTTCTTTGCTGTAATGTTTAGAAAAATCTCTATCAATGAGGATTCTACTCCTTATGTTGTTACAACAGATAATCCTGTTCCTGAAAACGTAAGAAAAAACCGTATCTATGCAGCAGCATTTTTGCCAATTGGTGGTTTTTCTAGTGCTTACGTTATCTGGCAATGGGTAATGTCAGTAGATACTCACTGGTACTCTACTCTATTTGCTTGGTACGTAACCGTATCTATGTGGGTAGCTATGATGGCTATGACTTTTATGCTTATCATCTTCTTGAGAGGAAGAGGTTTGCTACAAAAATTCACAGATGAGCACATGCATGATATTGGAAAATATATCTTTGGATTTAGCGTATTTTGGACTTATTTGTGGTTCTCTCAATTTATGTTAATTTGGTACGCTAACAACGGTGAGGAAACTCAGTACTTCTTTATTCGTTTTGAGCAATTCAAAGTGGTTTTCTTTGCTAATTTATTAATGAACTTTGTTGGTCCTTTCTTCATCTTGATGATGAACAACTCTAAACGTACATTGGGGACACTAGGGTTTGTTGCTGGACTAGTATTTATTGGACATTGGGTAGACTTTTATCAAATGATTAAGCCTGGTGTTTGGTATAACTACGAGCATGCTCAACACTTGTCTCACGCTGGACATGGTGAACATGGAGATACACACAGTGAGAACACTTATCACATCAACGAAGCTCCTAAAGCTGTTTTAACAACTTATCAAGACGATCAACATGGCCATGACCATGGAAACGATCATAGCAATGGAGATGATGTTAATACAAATGCAGAGCATAATCACGATACACATACAGACAATCATAACCATGACGATCATGCTACAACAGATGCTGGACATGATCATGATGACAATCACGGTCATGCAGCAGCAGGACACGATGATCATGCACACGGAGATCATGCACATCATGCAGAACCTCAATTCTTGCTAGGAGTACACTTCCCTGGAGCACTAGAAATTGGAACAATGTTAGGTTTCTTAGGCTTGTTCTTATTTGTAACATTCACTGCATTGAGTCGTGCACCATTGTATCCACCAAACGATCCATATATCTTGGAGAGTGAGCATTATGATACTGGAATCGGACCAGAAAGAGACGCACACTAATAGAACGCTATATAAGAAGCATCTATTAGTAATTAATAAAACAATGAATATTTTAATTTAAAGGTTATACCTTTTAAACAATATAAAAGACATGGGATTTACAATCGGGGCATTATGTGTCATTTTATTGGCTGTATTTATCGTGCAGGTAGGAAAAGCTAGAGAACTAGCATCTATAGTACGTAACGACCCAGCAGAACAAGATGAGATCAATAAGTTCCACACTGGTTTAGGAATGGTATTTATGGTTACCTTCTTATCGGTGTGTGTGGTTTCTTTTATCTACTACATCCCAACAACTCTAGGATGGGGACCTAATATTGCTGCATCAAAGCATGGACCAGAAGTAGATTACTTATTTAATCTTACGTTGTTCTTTACATTTATCGTATTTGTATTAACGCACATTGCATTATTCTGGTTTGCTTGGAAATACAAAGGTAAACAAGGAAAAATTGGTCTTTATTGGGCGCACAATGAAACACTAGAAATGGTGTGGATGATTATTCCTTCTGTTGTAATGACTTTCTTGGTAGTAGGTGGATTACAAGCTTGGAATAAAATTATGTTGGACTTGCCAGAAGATTCTGTAAGTGTTATTTTACCAGAAGAGGATGGAGAATACTTGGAAATCGAAGCAACAGGAACACAGTTCTTGTGGTACTTGCGTTATCCTGGTCGTGATGGAAAAATTGGTACAAAATACTTTACACAAATCAATAGTGCCAACCAATTGGGACAAACTTGGACAGATGAGAAAAACATGGATGATTTCATGACTACTGAGATCGTACTTCCTGTAGGAAAACCTGTTCGCGTTCGCATTACTGCTCGTGATGTATTGCACAACTTCTACATCCGTGATATGCGTGTTAAAACAGATGCTGTTCCTGGTATGCCAACTTACTTTAACTTCACACCTACAGTAACAACAGATTCTATGCGTCGTCGTTTGAGTCAACAGCCAGAGTGGCAAGTTCCAGACAAAAAAGACGATACAAAGCAACGTTGGGAAATGTTTAACTACGAGTTAGCTTGTGCTGAGCTTTGTGGTAATGGCCACTACAGTATGAGAAACTTGGTTAAAATTGTTTCTGAAGAAGAATACTTGGATTGGTTGGATGAGCAAGAAGGTGGTAAATTGGAAGAGGTTGTAGATTCTGCAAATGGTGGTGAAACAACTTATACTTATGTACCAGGTTCTGTAAAATCTCAGTACTTCTCTAAAATTTTTAACACAGACAAAGATCCTCTAAAAGGTAAAACTGCTGATTTAGAAAAATTAGTAGAAAACAAGCTTCGTGTCAATGTTTACATGAACAAGATGAGAGAAATGAGAAATAATGCTGAATTGGGATCTGCTGATTATAACAATGCAGAAGCTGCAATGAATCAACTAAAACCTATTCAAAAAGTAGCTCGTACAACAACATCAGTAGCAGAATCTAATGCAAAATTAGAAGAAGCTAAAGCAATTGCTAATAGTGTTAAAATAACTCCAAAAGAGCCTGTATCAGTATCTGTTGATTCAACAGTACAAGACACTACAGGTAAATAATAGAGTGTAAGAGATTAGAAGAAATTATAAATATCAATAGTTAAATATAAGCTATCATGGCAGATATTAATATCATAGAAAAAGAATTAGAGCATGGCGGACACCACGATGACCATGGACATGATGACCACGGCCATCACGGTGACAAGTATCAGTCTTCTTTTGTAGATCGATACATTTTTAGCCAAGATCACAAAACGATTGGAAAGCAATTCTTGATTACAGGAATTATTTGGGCAATCATAGGTGCTGGAATGTCGATTATTTTCCGCTTGCAATTAGGATTTCCTGATGCAAACATGGCTTGGCTACAACCTTTGTTGGGTGGATGGATTAATATTGATCCAACAACAGGAGTTGGTAGAATTGACCCAGATTTTTATTATGCATTAGTAACAATGCATGGTACAATCTTAGTATTCTTTGTACTAACAGCAGGATTATCAGGAACATTTAGTAACCTTTTGATTCCGTTGCAACTAGGAGCAAGAGATATGGCTTCGCCAATGATGAACATGTTATCGTATTGGTTCTTCTTCTTGGCCGGATTTATCTTATTAATTTCTTTGTTCTTAAATACAGGACCATTCTCTGGTGGATGGACAGGATACCCTCCTTTATCTGCGTTGCCACAGGCATCAGATGGATCAAAGGCAGGAGCAACTTTATGGTTGTTGTCATTGGTATTCTTTGTTGTATCCGTACTATTGGGTGGAATCAACTATATTACTACTGTATTAAATATGCGTACCAAAGGGATGCATATGTTTAGAATGCCTCTAACAATTTGGGCGTTTTTCGTGACAGCAATTTTAGGATTGTTATCATTCCCAGTATTGGCATCAGGTTTCTTTATGTTGACTTTTGACCGTGTTTTGGGAACATCATTCTTCTTAAATGAAATCTATGTTGCTGGAGAAGCTTTGACAACAAGAGTGGGTGGTTCAGCAATTTTGTACCAACATTTATTCTGGTTCTTAGGACACCCTGAGGTATACATTATTATTTTGCCAGCAATGGGACTAGTATCAGAAGTATTGTCAGTACATGCACGTAAGCCAATCTTTGGTTACAAAGCAATGGTATTTTCTATCTTAGCAATTGGTGTCTTGTCCTTCTTAGTTTGGGCACATCACATGTATATGTCAGGAATGAACCCATTCATCGCAAATATCTTCGTTCTCTTTACGTTGATTATTGCGGTTCCTTCAGCTGTAAAAGTATTTAACTGGATTGCAACAATATGGGGAGGTAACTTGCGCATCAATTCTGCC
It includes:
- a CDS encoding DUF3341 domain-containing protein; the encoded protein is MKRVLNKKVLYGLYNDEEILMSAIKQIKKEDAEIMDVYTPFPVHGLDPVLGLSESRLHIAGFLYGMTGTTLAFGFMSWVFTRDWPIIFGGKPYFSVPAFIPITFEFTVLMAAVGMVITFYLVCGLGFGVENPYLDPRITDDKFCIAFDVSHSSKEEVEALSVLLERTSAEEVHTKDI
- a CDS encoding TAT-variant-translocated molybdopterin oxidoreductase translates to MNKKENNNKVWVSVEDLTNDISTNDLQQNEFAHTEGTENSEHSRRDFLKYMGFGLTAATVASCETPVKTAIPYVIKPEEIVPGVATYFASAVVQGGDVLPALVKTREGRPIKIEGNPGSKKDKTFTEGGTCARSQASILELYDTNRLKGAGDVAKLLEAEKIKNTKQRNEAEAKAMLSWADLDKAVKAGLNGQIRIVSHTNNSPTFKAAVEAFKGKYPSAQLVQYDPISYSAIIEANEKMYNKPWIPAYHFDKAMCVVGIEADFLGTWVSPVEYSKDYIKNRKVTDQDIKVGADKTMSTHIQFESRMSLTGSNADHRVLIKPSEWGAAVGMLYTEVAKETGNSAAALGFTPSFAWKKAPKAIKDTAKKLVANARKALVVCGINDVNIQMTVNAINEMLGAVNATMTLTKDMHSKQRLGRDAAVQALVNDMKSGAVNAIIVCDGANPAYDIPGMAADFATALPKVGMSVSLGLTLNETAALCKYVAPDHHTLEAWGDAEPKKGEIYVVQPTIAPLFSTRQAGESLLAWAGISTTYHDFMKETWKNKMFPAQSDYMTFQSFWNNTLHNGWFKTSSPIVENIIETPVVDANTPELPTDVEPTPEPSNLGIVGAVAALSQKKSDGLEVTFYESVQLGAGQHANNPWLQEMPDPIMRTTWDNFIQIPLKWDGGSGYTSLNNLKDGDIATITIDGKPYQLPVFRTFGQMDNTVSIALGYGRTRAGKAGNGVGTDLFPAIKGFSYAGAGSVSEYEGHDGLFACVQMHHTYGLTTTDEATGKTKMHTYATGEEKPFNVDEHNEGFQGALIDRSVFFHSTAKEVAKDVKELAEKRKGYQYLNSKGLYPDRKEFYGMGHHWGMAVDLNSCTGCGACTVACMAENNVPVVGKFEVNNIHEMTWLRIDRYFYGNEETPNAVYMPMMCQHCDNAPCENVCPVAATNHSSEGLNQMTYNRCVGTRYCANNCPFKVRRFNWLDYTSADIFPSNEVDMNRGIDDAESYNYMNDNLTRMVLNPDVTVRTRGVIEKCSFCIQRIQEGKLAAKVEGRKLKDSDVTPACAQACSTGAIVFGDDNNPNSEVYKLQRTQRAYIPLEETNVRSSVNYLMKVVNKDENFA
- a CDS encoding cytochrome c oxidase subunit II produces the protein MGFTIGALCVILLAVFIVQVGKARELASIVRNDPAEQDEINKFHTGLGMVFMVTFLSVCVVSFIYYIPTTLGWGPNIAASKHGPEVDYLFNLTLFFTFIVFVLTHIALFWFAWKYKGKQGKIGLYWAHNETLEMVWMIIPSVVMTFLVVGGLQAWNKIMLDLPEDSVSVILPEEDGEYLEIEATGTQFLWYLRYPGRDGKIGTKYFTQINSANQLGQTWTDEKNMDDFMTTEIVLPVGKPVRVRITARDVLHNFYIRDMRVKTDAVPGMPTYFNFTPTVTTDSMRRRLSQQPEWQVPDKKDDTKQRWEMFNYELACAELCGNGHYSMRNLVKIVSEEEYLDWLDEQEGGKLEEVVDSANGGETTYTYVPGSVKSQYFSKIFNTDKDPLKGKTADLEKLVENKLRVNVYMNKMREMRNNAELGSADYNNAEAAMNQLKPIQKVARTTTSVAESNAKLEEAKAIANSVKITPKEPVSVSVDSTVQDTTGK
- the nrfD gene encoding NrfD/PsrC family molybdoenzyme membrane anchor subunit, encoding MSAVVSNVRPPLVTGSKTYHQITEDICSPTEQLPGMGWVLCLLGSLGLLAFGGIAVFFTLWFGIGTWNLNRTIGWGWDITNFVWWVGIGHAGTLISAILLLFRQKWRTGVNRAAEAMTIFAVICAAFFPGIHMGRMWMAFFVFPYPNTRGPLWVNFNSPLLWDVFAISTYFTVSLLFWYTGLVPDFATIRDRAKGFRKKIYNFLSMGWTGSAKHWQRWESLSLVLAGLATPLVLSVHTIVSFDFATSVIPGWHTTIFPPYFVAGAIFSGFAMVCTLMIITRSILKLEDYITIEHIESMNKVIVLTGSIVGVAYLTELFVAWYSGYIYEQYAFYNRAVGPYWWAYAAMMGCNVISPQFFWFRSIRRSLVWTFVLSIVVNIGMWFERFVIIATTLARDFIPSSWSYYTPSWVEIGIYLFTFGLFGTLYLIFMRVAPVVAVAEIKSILKSSGDQYVGPAVAEKTGEINAGLHHHDHDEHMTHGHVQTPQNLTGTAPDTKTSTVLESDVDVLIGDNPEDKTIEDFKEDLNFEDGEDSEKDDK
- a CDS encoding OmpA family protein; this encodes MKNLTSIYSLATVGLASLLLWSCGRAGGDDTGSEYMPDMSHSIAYEANYSSYYYNNTWDGEEAYRAYAGPRKPVKGTVARGYLPSKYQNLEDYRTSADETHVALQEKVRDMMMADASIQNEIKPTSKAELERVLTDGATLYSINCEVCHGEEADGNGVLYNEGEGKYSAKPANLVNEEFSTATDGRFLNAILHGKGMMQSHADKMSPMERWKVIHYIRSMQAAKAGKEYNPTGNVNVSPKPSLEESFNAMISELKANHDVQDLKINLDNVLYNSGNAELQSASSKTLNTLVALLEANPTVKIEISGHTDNSGDSTENLELSTARAQAVYQYLLDHNIVAERLSYKGYGDTQPVASNDTEEGKKQNRRTELKIVQ
- a CDS encoding cbb3-type cytochrome c oxidase subunit I translates to MADINIIEKELEHGGHHDDHGHDDHGHHGDKYQSSFVDRYIFSQDHKTIGKQFLITGIIWAIIGAGMSIIFRLQLGFPDANMAWLQPLLGGWINIDPTTGVGRIDPDFYYALVTMHGTILVFFVLTAGLSGTFSNLLIPLQLGARDMASPMMNMLSYWFFFLAGFILLISLFLNTGPFSGGWTGYPPLSALPQASDGSKAGATLWLLSLVFFVVSVLLGGINYITTVLNMRTKGMHMFRMPLTIWAFFVTAILGLLSFPVLASGFFMLTFDRVLGTSFFLNEIYVAGEALTTRVGGSAILYQHLFWFLGHPEVYIIILPAMGLVSEVLSVHARKPIFGYKAMVFSILAIGVLSFLVWAHHMYMSGMNPFIANIFVLFTLIIAVPSAVKVFNWIATIWGGNLRINSASLFSIGFVSMFISGGLTGIFLGNAAIDIQQHDTYFVVAHFHIVMGVAAFFGMFAGIYHWFPRMYGRFMNETLGKIHFWGTMIGAYAIFGPMHYLGMAGVPRRYYRFDGFQAFAEFGGMNEFITIAAILTFAVQLLFVINFFYSMYKGRKQTELNPWGATTLEWTAPVNAGHGNWEGDIPHVYRWPYDLGRHGREFILQTEPLAEGEVDGGH